The following nucleotide sequence is from Candidatus Obscuribacterales bacterium.
GCGATGGGTTTTGGCAATTCAGTCGGCACAGGTTGAGCAGTCCCATTTTGATCGATTCCATGAACCTCGTGATCTACTGGTTCACTATCGTTAGGTGAAGCAACAAATGGACGGGCAGGTGGGCGCAGCGGTGGCGCAGATGCGGCAGGTTCGTCTTCCGGCATGGCTGGTTTTGGATGCTGCTCCGGTGGCTTGGGTGCATCAGAGGCGGTGGAGTGATGCCGACGGATTTCTAGAATCTGCTGCTTCTTAACAGGCTTGCGGGCACCTAGAGGCTTGGCAGCACTAGCGGTGGCGCTCCCTCCAGTGGTTGGGGAGGGGGCGGGACGACTAGAGGAGGAGTGAGTGACGGGGCGACGCTCAGCGGCGCTACGAATTTGTGTCGCCTCTGCTTCCGTAATCGTACTGCTGTGGCTTTTGACTGCGATATTGAGTTCGTCGCAGTAGGCTAAAATGTCTCGATTTTCCAAATTCAACTCTTTCGATAGCTCGTAAATTCTAACTTTTCCGTTATTCATCCACTCGTTCCTCTGCGTACCACCTAGTTGTTACATAGCGACCTACCGCTTTCTACGAAACTGCATAGTTAGATCGTAACGAATGCTGCACCATCGTGATTCACTCTGTCAGGACGTCATGTCACTGGTTGATGAAACATTTGTGCAACTATGCCGGCCTATCATAATCCAGCTTAGGGCAACTGCACTGAAACGGCCCACTAGGGCCGTGATGTAGACCTCTCGCGATCCACGTCATGATGGAGCTATAGCGGCACTCTAATGACTGCGTAAGCTTGTTTAGTTATGACAGTGGGTCAGTGCCATGACATCTGACGACGAGAGAACTATGAGGAAAGCTGACCGGAAGCATGAACCTGTAGGCTTCATAAGCAATATGCTTAAAGATATCGATCCCTTGCATCCATCGATTGTTGCCATGTCATGGGTGCCATGCAATCTTTGATGTTCCACGGTGATCTGTAATCGTACAAGGTACCTAAGAAGCTAAGGAGCTTAAGATTTTAGGAGCTTGATGACGGGGATCTATCTGTGCCCATGGATTGAGCAGCAGTGTTGTGGGATAGACGCTGCCACAATACCTGATAGATCGTATCAGGAACAGTAGCTTTAAGCGATCGCCCTAAGCGGTCTTTACGTTGAGCTGCTTTAAGGCAGTCTGAAGATGGGCAAAGATAGGCGGAGCGCCCCATGCCCTGATCTAATTGTACTGTCCGAGATGGATAAACTCGGACAATTCGCCAGAAATACTCTTTTTGATCAACTTTTCGACAACTGATGCAGCGGCGATCGTTGGGCTTCATCGCGATGGTGCACTACGGTATGGTGCTCTACGGATCTTGAACTTGGGTCACCTGCCCCTCGCAGATTTAGGCGATGGATGTTCTAGGCGATCGCCTATAAAACACCCAGGCAGGTGACGGATGTTGGCAGGTTTAGGGCTGGGGACGCTCTGTGGCAGAGGCTTGCTCAACACCAAACCCATCAGCACGGGAGGATTCTAAATCGGCATCATCATCCGCTGCCATCTCGTCATCCTCTAGATCGTTCTCTACATCACTGATGTCTGCAGCAGCCTCCGCAGGGGCGGACTCATCGAGATCAGCATCAGACGCGTCGTTGAGGGCGATCGCTGCTTCAGAGTCTTGATCTTCCTCCATCTCATCGTCATAGTCTTCGTAC
It contains:
- a CDS encoding translation initiation factor IF-2 N-terminal domain-containing protein, producing MNNGKVRIYELSKELNLENRDILAYCDELNIAVKSHSSTITEAEATQIRSAAERRPVTHSSSSRPAPSPTTGGSATASAAKPLGARKPVKKQQILEIRRHHSTASDAPKPPEQHPKPAMPEDEPAASAPPLRPPARPFVASPNDSEPVDHEVHGIDQNGTAQPVPTELPKPIA